One region of Gopherus evgoodei ecotype Sinaloan lineage chromosome 23, rGopEvg1_v1.p, whole genome shotgun sequence genomic DNA includes:
- the HSD17B1 gene encoding estradiol 17-beta-dehydrogenase 1 isoform X2, with protein MLCLRARASDGEDCGAHYRLLLGDRPGAGCAPGLGCLPQVQSLRHHAQPGQEGAAAGVRAGLPRQHPGDPAAGCHRPALARCSCAAGAGAARRRAGTIQAFLPGMKRRKAGKIIISSSVGALQGIPFNAVYCASKFAVEGLCESLAVILQQFNMHITLIECGPVNTSFLANLQHSDTEGSALQGLDPQTRTLYSQYLQHCQSLFRDVAQDTEEVLQVFLEAICAPCPPLRSFTTQVFMPLTRLKLTSPDGSEYIRAMHKFVFSAGEAQGDRT; from the exons ATGCTCTGTCTCCGAGCTAGAGCCAGCGATGGAGAAGACTGTGGTGCTCATTACAGGCTGCTCCTCGGGGATCGGCCTGGGGCTGGCTGTGCGCCTGGCCTCGGATGCCTCCCGCAGGTTCAAAG TCTACGCCACCATGCGCAACCTGGCCAAGAAGGAGCGGCTGCTGGAGTGCGTGCGGGGCTGCCACGCCAGCACCCTGGAGATCCTGCAGCTGGATGTCACCGACCCGCTCTCGCTCGCTGCAGCTGTGCAGCAGGTGCAGGAGCAGCGCGTCGACGTGCTGG CACCATCCAGGCCTTTCTGCCCGGCATGAAGCGTCGCAAAGCCGGCAAGATCATCATTTCCAGCAGCGTGGGGGCGCTGCAAG GGATCCCCTTCAATGCCGTGTATTGCGCCAGCAAGTTTGCAGTGGAAGGTCTGTGTGAGAGCCTGGCTGTGATCCTGCAGCAGTTCAACATGCA CATCACGCTGATCGAGTGCGGCCCGGTCAATACGAGCTTCCTGGCCAACCTGCAGCATTCGGACACCGAGGGCAGCGCGCTGCAAGGCCTGGACCCGCAGACCCGCACTCTGTACAGCCAGTACctccagcactgccagagcctctTCCGTGATGTGGCCCAGGACACCGAGGAGGTCCTGCAG GTGTTCCTGGAAGCCatctgtgccccctgcccccctctgcgCTCTTTCACCACCCAGGTCTTCATGCCGCTCACCCGACTCAAGCTGACAAGCCCCGACGGCTCGGAGTACATCCGCGCCATGCACAAGTTCGTGTTCTCTGCGGGCGAGGCCCAGGGCGACCGGACGTGA
- the HSD17B1 gene encoding estradiol 17-beta-dehydrogenase 1 isoform X1: MEKTVVLITGCSSGIGLGLAVRLASDASRRFKVYATMRNLAKKERLLECVRGCHASTLEILQLDVTDPLSLAAAVQQVQEQRVDVLVCNAGVGLMGPLETCSYQAMKNIFDVNVFGTISTIQAFLPGMKRRKAGKIIISSSVGALQGIPFNAVYCASKFAVEGLCESLAVILQQFNMHITLIECGPVNTSFLANLQHSDTEGSALQGLDPQTRTLYSQYLQHCQSLFRDVAQDTEEVLQVFLEAICAPCPPLRSFTTQVFMPLTRLKLTSPDGSEYIRAMHKFVFSAGEAQGDRT, from the exons ATGGAGAAGACTGTGGTGCTCATTACAGGCTGCTCCTCGGGGATCGGCCTGGGGCTGGCTGTGCGCCTGGCCTCGGATGCCTCCCGCAGGTTCAAAG TCTACGCCACCATGCGCAACCTGGCCAAGAAGGAGCGGCTGCTGGAGTGCGTGCGGGGCTGCCACGCCAGCACCCTGGAGATCCTGCAGCTGGATGTCACCGACCCGCTCTCGCTCGCTGCAGCTGTGCAGCAGGTGCAGGAGCAGCGCGTCGACGTGCTGG TGTGCaatgctggggtggggctgatgggCCCTCTGGAGACCTGCTCCTACCAGGCCATGAAGAACATCTTTGACGTGAACGTGTTTGGGACCATTAGCACCATCCAGGCCTTTCTGCCCGGCATGAAGCGTCGCAAAGCCGGCAAGATCATCATTTCCAGCAGCGTGGGGGCGCTGCAAG GGATCCCCTTCAATGCCGTGTATTGCGCCAGCAAGTTTGCAGTGGAAGGTCTGTGTGAGAGCCTGGCTGTGATCCTGCAGCAGTTCAACATGCA CATCACGCTGATCGAGTGCGGCCCGGTCAATACGAGCTTCCTGGCCAACCTGCAGCATTCGGACACCGAGGGCAGCGCGCTGCAAGGCCTGGACCCGCAGACCCGCACTCTGTACAGCCAGTACctccagcactgccagagcctctTCCGTGATGTGGCCCAGGACACCGAGGAGGTCCTGCAG GTGTTCCTGGAAGCCatctgtgccccctgcccccctctgcgCTCTTTCACCACCCAGGTCTTCATGCCGCTCACCCGACTCAAGCTGACAAGCCCCGACGGCTCGGAGTACATCCGCGCCATGCACAAGTTCGTGTTCTCTGCGGGCGAGGCCCAGGGCGACCGGACGTGA
- the NAGLU gene encoding alpha-N-acetylglucosaminidase gives MRAADARQEAAVRELLRRLLGPRAAAGFAVSVNRSLAAGGLDTYRLSSPRGAAERVRVAGSSGVAAATGLYRYLRELCGCHVSWSGAQLRLPDPLPAVPGVISATSPNRFRYYQNVCTQSYSYVWWDWPRWEREIDWMALNGINLALAFTGQEAVWQRVYLSLGLNQSEIDEYVTGPAFLAWNRMGNLHAWAGPLPLSWNLKQLYLQYRILERMRSLGMIPVLPAFAGHVPRGVLRAFPRINVTRLGSWSNFDCTYSCAYLLDPGDPMFQVIGTLFLKELIREFGTDHIYNADTFNEMCPLSSDPAYLSGVSAAVFKSMTAADPDALWLMQGWLFQHQPDFWQPAQVRALLRGVPTGRMIVLDLFAESKPVYQRTESFYGQPFIWCMLHNFGGNHGLFGMMESINRGPFDARRFPSSTLVGTGLAPEGIEQNDVVYELMSELGWHQEPLDLQQWVANYAERRYGTRNAEAAGAWQLLLRSVYHCSGPCVNHNHSPLVRRPSLRMATELWYNKSDVYEAWRLLLGAAAELGASPTFRYDLVDVTRQAVQQLVSEYYLEIKQAFESRSLPELLTAGGVLLYDLLPELDGLLASDPHFLLGRWLEQARATATSDREAELYDLNARNQVTLWGPNGNILDYANKQLGGLVLDYYRVRWSLFVSALVESLNTGTPFHQEQFNQAVFQLERGFVYNGKRYPSQPAGNTLEIARKIFLKYYPHAMRRGRAGAA, from the exons ATGAGG gCGGCCGACGCGCGGCAGGAGGCGGCGGTGCGGGAGCTGCTGCGGCGGCTGCTGGGGCCCCGGGCGGCCGCCGGCTTCGCCGTCTCGGTGAACCGCTCGCTGGCGGCCGGCGGGCTGGACACCTACCGGCTCAGCTCCCCGCGCGGGGCCGCGGAGCGGGTGCGGGTGGCCGGGTCCAGCGGGGTGGCCGCCGCCACCGGCCTCTACCGCTACCTGCGGGAGCTCTGCGGCTGCCACGTGTCCTGGTCCGGGGCGCAGCTGCGGCTGCCGGACCCGCTGCCGGCGGTGCCCGGGGTGATCAGCGCCACCAGCCCCAACAG GTTCCGCTACTACCAGAACGTCTGCACCCAGAGTTACTCCTACGTGTGGTGGGACTGGCCTCGCTGGGAGAGAGAGATCGACTGGATGGCACTCAACGGCATCAACCTGGCGCTGGCGTTTACTGGGCAGGAGGCTGTTTGGCAGCGG GTGTATCTGTCCTTGGGCCTGAACCAGTCTGAAATAGACGAGTACGTCACCGGGCCTGCCTTCCTCGCCTGGAACCGTATGGGGAACCTGCACGCCTGGGCGGGGCCCTTGCCTCTGTCCTGGAACCTAAAGCAGCTGTACTTGCAG taCAGGATCCTGGAGAGGATGCGGTCGTTGGGAATGATCCCGGTGCTGCCGGCGTTCGCGGGGCACGTCCCCAGGGGTGTCTTGAG GGCTTTCCCTCGAATAAACGTCACTCGGCTTGGGAGCTGGAGCAACTTCGACTGCACGTACTCGTGTGCCTACCTCCTGGACCCCGGAGACCCCATGTTCCAGGTGATTGGGACCCTGTTCCTGAAGGAGCTGATCAGAGAGTTCGGCACGGATCACATCTACAATGCAGACACCTTCAATGAGATGTGCCCCCTTTCCTCCGACCCTGCCTACCTCTCGGGGGTCAGCGCTGCCGTCTTCAAATCCATGACCGCAG CTGACCCTGACGCGCTCTGGctcatgcagggctggctcttccAGCACCAACCTGACTTCTGGCAGCCGGCCCAGGTGCGGGCCCTGCTGCGCGGCGTGCCCACTGGCAGAATGATCGTGCTGGATCTCTTTGCGGAGTCCAAGCCCGTGTACCAGCGGACAGAGTCCTTCTATGGGCAGCCCTTCATCTGGTGTATGCTGCACAACTTCGGCGGCAACCACGGCCTCTTCGGCATGATGGAGAGCATCAACCGGGGTCCCTTCGACGCCCGGCGgttccccagctccaccctggtGGGCACCGGCCTGGCCCCGGAGGGCATCGAGCAGAACGACGTGGTCTATGAGCTGATGAGCGAGCTGGGCTGGCACCAGGAGCCGCTTGACCTCCAGCAGTGGGTTGCCAATTACGCTGAGCGGCGCTACGGCACCAGGAATGCAGAGGCCGCCGGcgcctggcagctgctgctccgcAGTGTCTACCACTGCTCGGGGCCCTGCGTCAACCACAACCACAGCCCACTGGTGCGCCGCCCATCCCTGCGCATGGCCACGGAGCTGTGGTACAACAAGAGCGACGTCTACGAGGCCTGGCGCCTGCTGCTGGGCGCTGCTGCCGAGCTGGGGGCCAGCCCCACCTTCCGCTACGACCTGGTGGACGTGACCCGGCAAGCCGTGCAGCAGCTGGTGAGTGAGTACTACCTGGAGATCAAACAAGCCTTTGAGAGCCGCTCGCTGCCGGAGCTGCTGACTGCTGGCGGGGTGTTGCTGTACGACCTGCTTCCGGAGCTGGACGGCCTCCTGGCCAGTGACCCCCACTTCCTGCTGGGCCGCTGGCTGGAGCAGGCTCGGGCCACAGCCACCAGTGACAGGGAAGCCGAACTGTACGACCTGAACGCCCGCAACCAGGTGACGCTGTGGGGGCCCAACGGCAACATCTTGGACTACGCCAACAAGCAGCTCGGGGGGCTGGTGCTGGACTATTACCGGGTGCGCTGGAGCCTCTTTGTCTCGGCGCTGGTGGAGAGCCTGAACACCGGCACCCCCTTCCACCAGGAGCAGTTCAACCAGGCCGTCTTCCAGCTGGAGAGGGGTTTCGTCTACAATGGCAAGCGCTACCCCTCCCAGCCAGCCGGCAACACGCTGGAGATCGCCAGGAAGATCTTCCTCAAGTATTATCCCCACGCCATGCGGCGCGGCCGGGCAGGGGCTGCGTGA